From a single Thermodesulfobacteriota bacterium genomic region:
- a CDS encoding flagellar protein FlgN, with translation MEEWRKEVDTLYRLLDQEVSHYRQLIGEVKEEARCLRSGDPEALIRSVRVIEDWTHKIRNLEEEVRKRAQKLLGSLGKGGVDHPLSSLLPLLPPPHRSRLSSYQKEIDHLKTWLKQINERNVIYIRDCLDLLSSLIRPMVEGDGASSRYPGYRPLRATAPMALNQEV, from the coding sequence ATGGAAGAGTGGAGGAAGGAGGTCGATACCCTCTATCGCCTTCTCGACCAGGAGGTGTCCCATTATCGTCAGCTGATCGGAGAAGTGAAAGAGGAGGCCCGGTGTCTGAGGTCGGGCGACCCAGAGGCCCTGATTCGGTCGGTCAGGGTGATTGAGGATTGGACACATAAGATCCGAAACTTGGAAGAGGAGGTTCGGAAGAGGGCCCAAAAACTCCTTGGCTCCCTTGGGAAAGGCGGGGTGGACCATCCCCTTTCCTCCCTTCTGCCTCTTCTTCCACCGCCCCATCGAAGCAGGCTCTCCTCTTATCAAAAAGAGATCGATCACCTGAAGACTTGGCTCAAACAGATCAATGAACGGAATGTCATCTATATCCGCGACTGTCTGGACCTCCTTTCCAGTCTGATCAGACCGATGGTGGAGGGAGATGGGGCCTCGTCCCGTTACCCAGGCTATCGGCCCTTGAGGGCCACGGCTCCCATGGCCTTGAACCAGGAGGTGTGA
- the flgK gene encoding flagellar hook-associated protein FlgK has translation MSGIRNVIDIAKGALLANQKAMTVISHNIANVNTPGYTRQRMILEANPPYFANRLKIGMGVKAESVVQFVDPFVNRSIHQKTSLLKEHETRASVLSQMEVIFNETKGQGLVQALNEFWNAWQDVASSPNGISERTALLAKGEVLTRQFHVMSESLHQMKSEMNTNLKISLQEVNQLVRQIAELNEKIVFAESNQTMANDLRDQRSSHLERLSEYLGNVYVTDAHGAWTVMTPDGMILVDGKHYWQLRMEGDAIYWNNIPNDISKKIQGGKIGAWLDLRDDLIPQTIANLDELAGALIREVNALHVRGYTLGGETGLNFFAPFKAPPETPHLNDFTGAASYIRLSDEVRGLPVNVAAARAPGAPGDNENALRIVSLQTDGSLSLRRWNYAQRGLSISSTLQIGTLDDYYRMMVGEIGILVDEASENHDFTKALMDHLTALRDSVSGVNLEEEMVELMKIQRAHEAASKLVTITDEMLQSLLAMR, from the coding sequence ATGAGCGGGATCCGGAACGTCATCGACATTGCCAAGGGGGCCCTCCTGGCCAACCAGAAGGCGATGACCGTGATCAGCCACAATATCGCCAATGTGAACACACCGGGTTATACCCGACAGAGGATGATCCTCGAGGCCAATCCTCCCTATTTTGCGAACCGGTTGAAGATCGGAATGGGGGTGAAGGCCGAATCGGTGGTCCAGTTCGTCGATCCCTTTGTGAACCGCAGCATCCATCAGAAAACCTCCCTCCTGAAGGAGCACGAGACCCGGGCCTCCGTCCTGTCTCAGATGGAGGTCATTTTCAATGAGACCAAGGGTCAGGGTTTGGTTCAGGCCCTGAACGAATTCTGGAACGCCTGGCAGGATGTGGCGAGCTCCCCCAACGGGATTTCCGAGAGGACCGCCCTCCTGGCCAAAGGGGAGGTGCTGACGAGGCAATTCCATGTGATGAGCGAATCCCTTCATCAGATGAAGAGCGAGATGAACACCAACCTGAAGATCTCTCTCCAGGAGGTGAACCAGCTGGTTCGGCAGATCGCAGAGCTGAATGAGAAGATCGTCTTTGCGGAGTCGAACCAGACGATGGCCAACGATCTGAGGGATCAGCGTTCCAGCCATCTGGAGAGGCTCTCCGAGTATTTAGGGAATGTCTATGTGACCGATGCGCACGGGGCCTGGACCGTGATGACCCCCGACGGGATGATCCTGGTCGACGGGAAGCATTACTGGCAGTTAAGGATGGAAGGGGATGCGATCTACTGGAACAACATCCCCAATGACATAAGCAAAAAAATTCAAGGGGGAAAGATCGGGGCCTGGCTCGATTTGAGGGATGATCTCATTCCGCAGACCATTGCCAATTTGGATGAGCTGGCCGGAGCCCTGATCCGGGAGGTCAATGCCTTGCACGTGAGAGGGTATACCCTTGGGGGGGAGACGGGGTTGAATTTCTTCGCCCCCTTCAAAGCCCCTCCGGAGACCCCTCACTTGAATGATTTTACGGGGGCGGCCTCCTATATCCGCTTGAGCGACGAGGTGAGAGGCCTGCCGGTCAATGTGGCGGCCGCCCGCGCTCCTGGCGCCCCGGGTGACAACGAGAATGCCTTGAGAATCGTCTCGCTCCAGACCGATGGGTCCCTCTCGCTTCGGCGATGGAACTACGCCCAACGGGGCCTCTCCATCTCGAGCACCCTCCAGATCGGCACCCTCGACGACTATTACCGGATGATGGTGGGCGAGATCGGCATCCTTGTGGACGAAGCCTCTGAGAACCATGATTTTACGAAGGCCCTGATGGATCACCTCACGGCCTTAAGGGATTCGGTCTCCGGTGTCAATCTCGAGGAGGAGATGGTGGAGTTGATGAAGATCCAGAGGGCCCACGAGGCGGCCTCCAAGCTGGTGACGATCACCGACGAGATGCTCCAGTCCCTCCTTGCCATGAGATAG
- the flgL gene encoding flagellar hook-associated protein FlgL, with translation MRVATRSFYQFVQERILRLTEELKRVNDKVSSGKNLNRPSDDPLSLLESLNLRTGLAQIEQYQRNMRRGESWLSLSESVLTQALLLLDRAKEIAVQMASDTQTAETRSFGATEIDHLLHQAISLGNTRLGGAYIFSGYRTETAPFAKIEAGGVETVQYRGDENDFQVIIGRDETLTIGKNGQRVWMNSGIFASLLRLKQALQTNDREGIRQEIGELGRVQDYLNNEVADIGAKTNRLDGKREVLHQLDLDLKDRLSQIEDADYAKVITELRAKELAYQAALLASTRIAELTILNYFK, from the coding sequence ATGCGCGTGGCCACCCGATCGTTCTATCAATTCGTTCAGGAGAGGATCCTCAGGCTCACCGAGGAGCTGAAGCGGGTGAATGATAAGGTCTCTTCGGGGAAGAATCTGAACCGACCCTCGGATGATCCCCTTTCCCTCCTCGAATCGCTCAACCTCCGAACCGGCCTGGCCCAGATCGAGCAATATCAGAGGAACATGAGACGGGGGGAATCTTGGTTGAGTTTGAGCGAATCTGTCCTCACCCAGGCCCTTCTCCTGTTGGACCGCGCCAAAGAGATTGCGGTTCAGATGGCCAGTGACACGCAGACGGCCGAGACCCGATCCTTTGGAGCGACTGAAATCGATCACCTCCTCCATCAGGCGATCTCTCTGGGCAATACCAGACTGGGAGGGGCCTACATCTTTTCCGGGTATCGGACGGAGACAGCCCCCTTCGCCAAGATAGAGGCCGGCGGAGTCGAGACGGTCCAGTACCGAGGGGATGAGAACGATTTCCAGGTCATCATCGGCAGGGATGAGACTTTGACGATCGGGAAGAACGGTCAGCGGGTCTGGATGAACTCCGGGATCTTCGCCTCTCTCCTGAGGTTGAAACAGGCCCTCCAGACCAACGACAGAGAGGGAATCCGCCAGGAGATCGGGGAATTAGGAAGGGTGCAGGATTACCTCAATAACGAGGTGGCGGACATCGGGGCGAAGACGAACCGGCTCGATGGAAAGCGGGAGGTCCTCCACCAGCTCGATTTGGATCTGAAGGACCGCCTCTCCCAGATCGAGGATGCCGATTATGCGAAGGTGATCACGGAGTTGAGGGCGAAGGAACTGGCTTATCAGGCCGCCCTTCTTGCCTCGACGAGGATTGCCGAATTGACGATCCTCAATTATTTCAAATAG
- the csrA gene encoding carbon storage regulator CsrA, giving the protein MLLLTRKVGESIVIGERIKIHVIEIRGQQVRLGIEAPTETPVFREEIFQKIVEENRLASGVEPHHLHLCLGRKE; this is encoded by the coding sequence ATGCTCCTTCTGACCCGCAAGGTCGGGGAATCGATCGTCATCGGCGAGCGGATCAAGATCCATGTCATCGAGATCAGGGGACAGCAGGTTCGTCTTGGAATTGAGGCCCCGACGGAGACTCCGGTGTTCCGCGAAGAGATCTTCCAAAAGATCGTTGAGGAGAACCGTCTGGCCTCAGGGGTCGAGCCTCACCACCTCCATCTTTGCCTCGGGAGAAAGGAGTAA
- a CDS encoding flagellar assembly protein FliW — protein MIEIAEDQILHLPDGMIGFPDEKRFVLLKHSEESPFLWFQSVDNGHLAFVVTDPFWFQPDYDFEIDPQEAEVLELKGHPEEVQTLVVVNLHLSNGPPVITANLLGPIVINLRKRLAKQLVLYRSAYSHRHPIPLQSNQKP, from the coding sequence ATGATCGAAATCGCAGAGGATCAGATCCTCCATCTTCCCGATGGGATGATCGGTTTCCCTGACGAAAAGCGATTTGTCCTTTTAAAACACAGCGAGGAATCCCCCTTCCTCTGGTTCCAGTCGGTCGATAACGGCCACCTGGCCTTCGTCGTGACCGACCCCTTCTGGTTTCAACCCGACTACGATTTTGAGATCGATCCTCAAGAGGCCGAGGTTCTCGAGCTCAAAGGCCATCCCGAGGAGGTCCAGACCTTGGTGGTGGTCAATCTCCATCTCTCCAATGGCCCGCCCGTCATCACGGCCAACCTCCTTGGACCGATCGTCATCAATCTTCGGAAACGATTGGCGAAACAGCTCGTCCTCTACCGGAGCGCCTACTCTCACCGACACCCGATTCCGCTTCAAAGTAATCAAAAGCCCTGA
- the flgM gene encoding flagellar biosynthesis anti-sigma factor FlgM, which yields MKISDLHQKNPLQNVPQSQSTPPPERPSKAGEMEAKPLSGDRVEFSARSKEMQKVYEVLRSTPDIRAERVAELKKQIEEGRYHVERDALAEKIIKESLLDLL from the coding sequence ATGAAAATATCAGACCTTCATCAGAAGAACCCTTTGCAGAACGTCCCTCAGTCCCAATCCACCCCTCCACCGGAGAGGCCTTCCAAGGCCGGGGAAATGGAGGCCAAGCCCTTGTCCGGAGATCGCGTCGAGTTCTCGGCCCGCTCGAAAGAGATGCAGAAGGTTTACGAGGTCCTCCGATCCACCCCTGACATACGGGCGGAGCGGGTCGCGGAGCTGAAAAAACAGATCGAGGAAGGCCGCTACCATGTGGAAAGGGACGCCCTTGCCGAGAAGATTATAAAAGAGTCTCTTCTCGATCTGCTTTAA